The Anastrepha ludens isolate Willacy chromosome 2, idAnaLude1.1, whole genome shotgun sequence genome contains a region encoding:
- the LOC128866632 gene encoding cytochrome b-c1 complex subunit 6, mitochondrial, with the protein MAFLRLFGDKFIPTVKAEDEEEAELVDPHTALREKCQNKGNIQALYSKYQGCNDRVNSKSKTTETCMEELFDYVAELDHCAAHHLFSKLK; encoded by the exons ATGGCGTTTTTACGATTATTTGGGGATAAATTCATTCCTACTGTCAAAGCGGAAGATGAAGAGGAAGCTGAGCTTGTTGATCCACATACTGCCTTGAGG gaaaaatgccAAAATAAGGGAAATATACAAGCTTTGTACAGCAAGTACCAAGGGTGCAACGATAGAGTAAATAGCAAGTCCAAAACAACCGAAACATGTATGGAAGAGCTTTTCGACTATGTTGCAGAACTGGACCATTGCGCTGCTCATCACCTTTTTTCCaagcttaaataa